The window AAAACCTGCGAGGTTACCGTCAAAGCCTGATGGCGGCCGTCGACGAGCATAATCTGCTCGGCATCACATTTCACTGCACGCGTGGATTTGAGATATGTGGCGATCACCTCGCGCAAAGGCCGTAACCCCATAGGGTCCGTAAATCGGGGATCGCTGTCTGAAATCACACTGGCGTGGTGAGCGATGAGCTTCGACCAGATGCGGGAGGGAAACTGCTCAAGAGTTACCCGGGCGGCGCTGAAGGCGCCGAATCCATACAGCCATGGCGCGGCGCCTGCCATGGATTCGCGAGAGCAAAATTTCGAAAGCAATGCCGGCGTGGACGCCGATTTTGAAGGAGATCCGTTCGCGTAAACTCGAGGACTCGACGACTGCGGCAACTCACGCGCCACGAACGTTCCGATTCCGGAACAGGTTTCAAAGTAACCTTCTGCAATCAGTTGCGAATATGCATTCAGTACCGGAATACGCGAGATACTTAATTCCGCGGCCAGGGCGCGAGTGGATGGAAGCTGCTGACCGCGGCGGAGAATCCCATCGGCGATCTTGGCTACAAATGCCTCATAGATCTGCCTGTGCAGAGGGGCAGCCACACTTCGGTCCAGTGAAACCAAAACAGAGAAGGTTGCGGCCACTTTTCGCATCGTGAAATCTCAATTGCGGTAACACGAAATTACCAAAACAGGAACGAAGAAGAGTATTCGCCGCTGTAGTTTAATCTTCCACATCGGGAGGCAGTTGTCTTGAACGATCTGACTGCAAATTCGTCCCACATCCTCCCGGATGCCCAGCTAAGCTGTGAGTTGCAGGGTGGGATGAATCTGGGCTGAAGAATTCGCTGGTTTGCGCTGTCTCCCCGGAATGAGATTCTCAAATATCATTGGCAATGCGCTGCGACTCGTCCAGTACGCACTTTTTTGTAACTGAAAGCGTCAATAAAAATGAAATTATCTGAATGTTCAGTGAGAGTGACTGCGGATGTCATCAGAGGGAAATGGAAACCGATAATCGTGAATGCTCTCAAGCGAAAGCCGCTTCGATTTGGGAAACTGCTTCGGGAGATACCAGAAGCAACACGGAAGGTAGCCACACAACAATTGAAAGAGCTGGAACTGGACAGTATTGTATGTCGCCGTGCCTCGGCAAAGAGATGGGATGGCGTGGAGTACTCGTTAACCCCGTATGGACGGACTCTGGTCCCGGTGCTCGCACTGATGGCGAAGTGGGGCGTGAAACACAAAGCCCGCATATAGGTTCCGCAAGGGATGAGAAAAGCTGCTCGGCGACGGTTGACAGGCGCGATTCTGAGCGCCTGCTGCTGTGTCCAAGGTTCCAACTCCGGAACAGGTTTCAAAGTAGCCCTCTGCCAGCAGCCGCGAACAAGCATTCAGTACCGGAATACGCGAGATACTTAATTCCGCGCGGCCAGAGCGCGAGAGGAATGGAGCCTGCTGCCCCTCTGCAGATGCAGATCTACAAGCCATTTGTAGCCAAGATCGCCGATCGGAGCTTCCGCAGGGGTACATTTCGGTCCAGTGAAACCAAAACAGAGAAGGTTGCGGCCACTTTCGCATCGTGAACTTCCCAGTTCTTGTAGGGCGGAAACTACCAAAAAGGAACGAAAAGATTATTCGGCGACGCTATTTAATCTCCCATTAATCAGTGATTGCAGAAAAAAGAAACGGCGAGTCTCCTCGCCGTTTTTCAAGTAAGTTGACCGATTGGCTTACTTTGAGAACTCTTTCAATGACGTTCCCCCATTTGAGACTATCAGCGTCCCGCACGTGCGGCTCTGCGACGGGCAGGCGCCTTGGCCGGGGCCTTTGCGCCCTTGGGATAAATCTGGGCCACAAACTGGAAGTCGGAAGCGTCGATATCCTTGCCGCCGATAATCGGCTTGCCGTCTTTGGTGATGGTGCCCGGAATCTGATAACACATGATGGAGTTCGGATCAGCGTGTGCCGTGCCTCGAATCGATGATTCTTCGATGGGAGTCAGTACCTGCTGCCGCACCTCGTCAGGACTCCATCCTTGCGTCTGGCCGAAGAAGGCGATCGCTTTCTGGGGATCGATCTTGTCGACCAGTTCGCGCCGCATGTGCTCATGGGGAAATCCCATGGTGTGTCCGGTCTCGTGCCTTGCAACGCGGTGAAATTCCGACTCCGGCGTCTGCATTGTGAATTCCTGCAGGTTCATGGTGTGCTGGCCGGCCGGAATGCTGAGCACGT of the Acidobacteriota bacterium genome contains:
- a CDS encoding peptidase M12, yielding MAEIITCTPKSLPRNLWVAAAQRAVEINPLNHAPVERLATVIPGFKAQPEHLAVVITKYWQTHKVSLTVSFMDNPPANLRKRILQHMNAWNKTANVNFVETKRDGQVRIAREVDGYWSYIGTDVLSIPAGQHTMNLQEFTMQTPESEFHRVARHETGHTMGFPHEHMRRELVDKIDPQKAIAFFGQTQGWSPDEVRQQVLTPIEESSIRGTAHADPNSIMCYQIPGTITKDGKPIIGGKDIDASDFQFVAQIYPKGAKAPAKAPARRRAARAGR
- a CDS encoding transcriptional regulator, translated to MKLSECSVRVTADVIRGKWKPIIVNALKRKPLRFGKLLREIPEATRKVATQQLKELELDSIVCRRASAKRWDGVEYSLTPYGRTLVPVLALMAKWGVKHKARI